A segment of the Desulfovibrionales bacterium genome:
GTTGATTTTGGGTATGGCTGGATATTTCCCAGGCGCCCTTCATATTCGGTGGGGATAGCTGATTCCGGGGCCGGGGGGCACAGACTGAAGCAGGCGTTTTTCAACCTGTTTGCCAGTCACGGACTTTTAACCGGAGAGAAGCCGGCGGCTATTAAGGGCTACCGGGTTCCCCTTTCTACAGCCGAGAATCGCGGGAAGAAAGTGGTCAGTAATCGCGTGGCGCTGATCGGTGATGCGGCCGGGCTGGTTAATCCATTAACCGGAGAAGGGATTTATTATGCCCTGTGGAGCGGAATGACCCTGGCCGCCTGTCTTATTGAGCACAGTAAAGATTATTCCCGGGCCTTAAGCAATTATGAGCGCCGGATAAGGACAGAACTCCATCCCCAGTTTGCGGTGGCCGAGCGCGTAGCCAGGCTGCTCTACAGCCATCCCCGGGCAAACTTTCGTCTCATTGGAAAGTACCGGGAATTGATAGGCCTTTTTATTGAGGGGTTGACAGGCAAAGAAGGCTTCTCAAATCTGCTGTCTATGCTAAAGTGCAAAATGGGTCTGAAGGATAAGATAGCGGGTTAACTATGCGGAAGAGATCCTACCAGAAGTGGATCACGGGTAATAAGCTCTGTTGGTTCCTGGCGGTATTCTGCCTGGTGCTTTTTTTCGCCTATATTTTATTTTCCGCCAGGGGGATTTTTTATCTCCGGAAGCTGGAGGAGAACAATAAGAAATTGCAAAAAGTAAACGAGGAATTGTTAAAACGAAACAAAGAGCTAAGTGAAAAAATAGGGCGCATCAAGACAGACCGCAGCTATAGGGAAGAGATCGCCCGCAGGGATTTAGGGCTTGTCAGACCGAATGAGGTTATTTATAGTTTCGAGGAAAAGAAAAGAAAATCGGAAGGAAAGAGGTAGAGGGGATAATGTATTCGACATCGGACTTTCGAAAGGGCTTGAGAATCGAATGGGAAGGCAAACCTTATGAGATTGTAGATTTTTTGCATGTCAAACCGGGCAAAGGCGGCGCATTCGTTCGGACTAAGTTGCGAAACATGCTGACCGGAGGGGTCGTTGACCAGAATTTCCGATCGGGAGAGCGGGTAGGGCGTCCGGACCTGCAGGAACGGGAGATGCAGTTCTTATATAAGGATGAGGAAAATAATTATCACATGATGGACAATGAGACCTATGAGCAGCCCTTTTTAACGGCAGAGCAGTTAGGCGAGACCAGGGATTTTTTCCATGACGGGATTGTAGTCAAGGTGCTTTACTATAAGGACCGACCTATTGGTGTGGATCTCCCGACCTTTGTAGCATTGACCGTGACCAACACCGAACCGGGCCTAAGGGGTGATACGGCCAGCGGCGGCAGTAAGCCGGCTGTTTTAGAGAGCGGCGCGATCATACAGGTGCCGCTTTTTATCAATGTAGGTGATAAGGTGAGGGTCGATACGCGCAGCCATAGCTATATAGAACGGGTGAAGTAAGAAGGGCGATTGGAAGACAGAAGACGTCAGAATGTTCGACGTTCGAAACGTTCGAACGACTAAACGACTCGAACATCTCGAACAATTCGAACGCCAGATGATGGCTCATAGCTGATAGCTGACAGCTTGGAAAAAAGGCCGATTTGATGGGCATAATTCGTACGGGATGGCATGTATTGTGTGGTGCGGTTAAGACTTTCCTCAGGAAGGACGGCTTTGATCTTGCCGCATCTGTTTCATTTTATTCTGTATTATCTGCTTTTCCGTTTCTTTTTTTAGCGATTTATATAGTTGGCGTGGTTCTGGGCGCCTCTGAGGAATTCGTTCGCGGCGTAACCATGCTCTTAAAGCAGATTCGGCCGTATCTGGCAGACTTTTTCCTTGAAGAACTGAGAAACATTACCATTCATAGCAGTTCGCTGGGCTGGCTCGGATTCGGCTTTCTCCTATGGACAGCCACCCTGATCTTTCATTCACTGGAGAGGGCCTTTGGTGAGATATTTGAGACTCACAAGGGGCGTCATTTTATCCATTCGGTTTTTTGTTCTCTGATTATGATCCCCGTTATGGGAGCCCTCCTTTTTGGGGCTGTAGTTATTATTACTATCTTGAAGGCCATGAGCCAGTTTCAGGTAGAAATTGTCGGAGGATCTTTCGTGACTCCGTCGGTGGTAGAGATGGGCATAGGGCGCATGGTGCCCGTTTTACTGGTGATTGTCTCATTTACCGCCCTTTATAAATTCGTTCCGGCGGCCAAGGTGCCGTTTAAATATGCCTTATTAGGCGGTGTGCTTGGCACTGTCCTGTGGGAGACGGCCATGCGCATCTTTATCTCCTAC
Coding sequences within it:
- a CDS encoding septum formation initiator family protein, which gives rise to MRKRSYQKWITGNKLCWFLAVFCLVLFFAYILFSARGIFYLRKLEENNKKLQKVNEELLKRNKELSEKIGRIKTDRSYREEIARRDLGLVRPNEVIYSFEEKKRKSEGKR
- the efp gene encoding elongation factor P, with the translated sequence MYSTSDFRKGLRIEWEGKPYEIVDFLHVKPGKGGAFVRTKLRNMLTGGVVDQNFRSGERVGRPDLQEREMQFLYKDEENNYHMMDNETYEQPFLTAEQLGETRDFFHDGIVVKVLYYKDRPIGVDLPTFVALTVTNTEPGLRGDTASGGSKPAVLESGAIIQVPLFINVGDKVRVDTRSHSYIERVK
- a CDS encoding YihY/virulence factor BrkB family protein, with product MGIIRTGWHVLCGAVKTFLRKDGFDLAASVSFYSVLSAFPFLFLAIYIVGVVLGASEEFVRGVTMLLKQIRPYLADFFLEELRNITIHSSSLGWLGFGFLLWTATLIFHSLERAFGEIFETHKGRHFIHSVFCSLIMIPVMGALLFGAVVIITILKAMSQFQVEIVGGSFVTPSVVEMGIGRMVPVLLVIVSFTALYKFVPAAKVPFKYALLGGVLGTVLWETAMRIFISYALTAETYGTVFGSFKTAIVILFAFYYSACVLLFCGAIVAQCSQIRR